Proteins found in one Agaribacterium sp. ZY112 genomic segment:
- a CDS encoding YciI family protein, with amino-acid sequence MFIIDITYKVSLDLVEPHLQAHISWLERHYASGLFVASGRKEPRTGGIILALSDSLESLQDIAKQDPFFEQGLSDIRITEFIPSKAGDAFNSLLDAP; translated from the coding sequence ATGTTTATTATTGATATCACTTATAAAGTCAGTTTGGACTTGGTTGAACCTCATTTACAGGCGCATATAAGTTGGTTGGAAAGGCACTATGCTAGCGGTTTATTTGTGGCTTCGGGGCGAAAAGAACCGAGAACAGGCGGTATTATATTAGCGCTTAGTGATAGCCTTGAAAGCTTGCAAGATATTGCTAAACAAGATCCCTTTTTTGAGCAAGGTTTAAGCGATATACGTATTACCGAATTTATTCCTAGCAAAGCTGGTGATGCTTTTAACTCTTTACTTGATGCCCCTTGA
- a CDS encoding MATE family efflux transporter: MGSDSSLTYGALLNKAWPIILANAAIPLLGLVDTAVIGHYGSTAELAGLAVASVVFNLIFWLLGFLRMGTTGFIAQADGAQNQNRMMQILLQSLLFALLLSVLLLCFQSPLLALSHWLLQPPSSVAPHLDAYFYIRIWGAPVALINFVALGYFIGRAQSKTILVLQLFLNISNALFDYIFAGILDWGLEGIAFGTLLAQLLCALISLVLISKQLPLLSYLIQNPLAKIMHGCMALLVQNRELFIRTLFLLMGFTFFTRIAGSFGELNLAANHILLQFIAFSAFFLDGFAHVLEAQVGRFLGAKDQHRLRLVSLRSSVLAGGCALLLALSFYYLGAYVAQLLTNKQDVVDLVVYFLPYCALYTFLAVAAFQLDGLYIGVSYGAAMRNCSMVSTLIFLFSWYFFFIEWGNTGLWLAFIVFVVIRGASLAFYLPALKRYVQLQEKPRHV; encoded by the coding sequence ATGGGGTCTGACTCTAGTCTCACTTATGGGGCTTTGCTAAACAAAGCGTGGCCAATTATTTTGGCTAATGCGGCTATCCCCTTATTGGGTTTAGTGGACACGGCCGTGATTGGCCATTACGGATCGACAGCTGAGTTAGCTGGTTTGGCTGTGGCCAGTGTTGTCTTTAATTTGATTTTTTGGTTGCTTGGTTTTTTACGCATGGGTACAACAGGCTTTATTGCTCAGGCCGATGGCGCTCAAAACCAAAATCGAATGATGCAAATTTTATTACAGAGTTTGCTATTTGCTTTGTTGTTGTCGGTATTGTTACTGTGTTTTCAGTCCCCTCTATTGGCTTTAAGTCATTGGCTTTTACAGCCTCCTAGCTCGGTTGCACCTCACCTAGATGCTTATTTTTATATTAGAATCTGGGGGGCTCCCGTGGCTTTAATTAACTTTGTTGCTTTGGGCTATTTTATTGGTCGAGCTCAAAGTAAAACTATTCTTGTCTTGCAGCTATTTTTGAATATAAGCAATGCATTGTTTGATTATATTTTTGCAGGGATTTTAGATTGGGGGCTAGAGGGTATCGCCTTTGGTACACTATTAGCTCAGCTTCTTTGTGCTTTAATATCCCTTGTTCTGATTAGCAAGCAACTGCCTTTGTTGAGCTATTTAATTCAAAATCCACTCGCTAAGATTATGCATGGTTGCATGGCCTTGTTGGTTCAAAATAGAGAGTTATTTATCAGGACCTTGTTTTTATTGATGGGCTTTACATTTTTTACTCGTATTGCTGGCAGCTTTGGTGAGCTTAACTTAGCCGCTAACCATATTCTTTTGCAGTTTATCGCTTTTAGTGCGTTTTTTCTGGACGGTTTTGCCCATGTACTTGAAGCTCAGGTTGGTCGATTCTTGGGCGCTAAAGATCAACACCGTTTAAGATTGGTAAGTTTGAGAAGCTCGGTTTTAGCGGGGGGCTGTGCTTTACTCTTGGCCCTAAGTTTTTATTATCTTGGGGCTTATGTTGCACAGCTTCTTACCAATAAGCAGGATGTCGTTGATCTGGTCGTTTACTTTTTGCCTTATTGTGCCCTATATACCTTTTTAGCTGTGGCGGCTTTTCAACTCGATGGCTTGTATATTGGTGTCTCCTATGGTGCAGCTATGCGTAATTGCTCTATGGTTTCGACGCTTATCTTTCTTTTCAGTTGGTATTTCTTTTTTATAGAGTGGGGTAATACAGGCTTGTGGTTAGCTTTTATCGTATTTGTTGTTATAAGAGGGGCTAGCTTGGCCTTCTATTTACCCGCATTAAAACGCTATGTGCAATTGCAGGAGAAACCTCGGCATGTTTGA
- a CDS encoding dienelactone hydrolase family protein has product MLTQSHSETIKTETGDMQVQVWRPQSGEAFPTIIFYSEIFQITEPISRSARILAGLGFVVVVPEVFHELNPVGAILAYDDAGKDKGNSDKATKNLEAHDSDTQALVRWNKQQAFSRGPIGAMGVCIGGHLAFRAALNPEVKSAFCLYATDIHSNSLPCEPANDSLSRAKDIKGELFMVFGKQDPHVPEEGRLSIYKYLQKEAVNYNWLEVNAVHAFMRDEGDRYDSALALEMYIKAQAFFQRTLV; this is encoded by the coding sequence ATGTTAACGCAATCACATAGCGAGACAATTAAAACTGAAACCGGTGATATGCAGGTACAAGTGTGGCGGCCTCAATCGGGTGAGGCTTTCCCTACTATTATTTTTTATTCGGAAATTTTCCAGATCACAGAGCCTATTAGCCGCAGTGCAAGAATCCTAGCCGGTTTGGGTTTTGTGGTTGTGGTGCCCGAAGTTTTTCACGAATTGAACCCAGTGGGAGCGATCTTAGCCTATGATGATGCAGGCAAGGATAAAGGTAATAGTGATAAAGCGACAAAAAATTTAGAAGCGCATGATTCGGATACACAGGCTTTAGTGCGGTGGAATAAACAGCAGGCATTTAGCCGTGGGCCTATAGGGGCTATGGGGGTGTGTATAGGAGGGCATTTAGCATTTCGTGCAGCACTTAACCCAGAAGTTAAATCGGCCTTTTGTTTGTATGCAACCGACATTCATAGTAATAGCCTGCCCTGTGAGCCAGCTAACGATAGTTTGAGTCGGGCAAAGGACATTAAGGGGGAATTATTTATGGTTTTTGGTAAGCAAGACCCCCATGTTCCGGAGGAAGGTCGCTTGTCGATTTATAAATATTTACAAAAAGAAGCAGTTAATTATAACTGGCTAGAGGTCAATGCTGTGCACGCTTTTATGCGTGATGAAGGTGATCGTTATGACTCTGCCTTGGCTTTAGAGATGTATATAAAGGCGCAAGCTTTTTTTCAGAGAACCTTGGTTTGA
- the cobO gene encoding cob(I)yrinic acid a,c-diamide adenosyltransferase, with protein MEDKKRNDKHRSAMQKQKAKVDSHIAEASTERGVAILLTGNGKGKSSSAFGMVMRALGYGHKVAVIQFIKGQQLSGEELYLRAMCPDVYFYQMGTGFTWNTQDRSADIEAAERTWQQAQTALSDPRYNLVVLDELTYMLAYKYLEQTKILDAIKNRPIEQSVVVTGRGGGKDLKDIMDTVSEVKEIKHAFKDGIKARKGVDF; from the coding sequence ATGGAAGATAAAAAGCGCAATGACAAGCATCGCTCAGCGATGCAAAAACAAAAAGCTAAAGTCGATAGCCATATTGCTGAAGCCTCGACAGAGCGTGGTGTTGCCATACTCTTAACGGGAAATGGCAAAGGCAAAAGTTCCTCCGCTTTTGGCATGGTCATGCGCGCTTTGGGTTACGGTCACAAGGTGGCCGTTATCCAGTTTATCAAAGGCCAGCAACTCAGTGGTGAAGAGCTCTATCTTCGCGCTATGTGCCCAGACGTATATTTCTATCAAATGGGCACAGGTTTTACATGGAATACCCAAGATCGAAGTGCTGATATTGAAGCGGCTGAACGAACTTGGCAGCAAGCTCAGACAGCTTTATCTGACCCCCGTTATAATTTGGTTGTTTTAGACGAGCTGACTTATATGCTCGCCTATAAATATTTAGAGCAAACAAAGATCTTAGATGCGATTAAAAATAGGCCTATCGAGCAAAGCGTGGTTGTAACTGGGCGAGGCGGTGGCAAAGACTTAAAAGACATTATGGATACTGTGTCAGAGGTTAAAGAAATCAAACACGCCTTTAAAGACGGCATTAAAGCACGTAAAGGGGTCGATTTTTAA
- the fbp gene encoding class 1 fructose-bisphosphatase — MKELITLGEFVIQQQHKHAAATGDLSQIFGAIRLASKLVHREINKAGIADITGAAGLENIQGEQQQKLDVYANEKFKAALAARGLVCGIASEEEEHFVEFDHELNKGSKYVVLIDPVDGSSNIDVNVAVGTIFSIYKRKSAADGPVELDDFLQPGTEQVAAGYVIFGTSTMLVYTTGDGVNGFTFDPSIGVFYLSHPDMQAPESGNIYSVNEGNYIHFHDGVKRYIKYCQEYDPATNRPYTSRYIGSLVADFHRNLLKGGIYFYPSYANNPNGKLRLLYECNPIAWLAEQAGGRATDGNGTRILDIKPTELHQRTPFFVGSVSMMDDVERFMVQERARLERMAELA; from the coding sequence ATGAAAGAACTTATTACACTTGGCGAGTTTGTTATCCAGCAACAGCACAAGCACGCGGCGGCGACGGGCGATTTAAGTCAGATTTTTGGGGCTATTCGCTTGGCATCGAAACTGGTACATCGTGAGATTAATAAAGCGGGTATTGCGGATATAACTGGGGCTGCGGGTCTTGAAAATATTCAGGGTGAACAGCAGCAAAAACTCGATGTGTACGCCAACGAGAAATTTAAAGCCGCTTTGGCTGCACGAGGCTTGGTTTGTGGTATTGCCTCAGAAGAGGAAGAGCACTTTGTTGAGTTCGATCATGAGCTCAATAAGGGCAGTAAGTATGTTGTGTTAATTGATCCTGTTGATGGTTCTTCTAATATTGATGTTAATGTTGCAGTAGGAACCATTTTTTCTATTTATAAGCGTAAGTCTGCTGCAGATGGCCCAGTTGAATTGGATGACTTTTTACAGCCAGGCACTGAGCAGGTCGCTGCGGGATATGTGATTTTTGGCACCAGTACCATGCTGGTTTATACCACCGGTGATGGTGTGAATGGATTTACCTTTGACCCAAGCATCGGTGTCTTTTATTTAAGCCACCCCGATATGCAGGCGCCTGAAAGCGGCAATATATATTCTGTTAATGAAGGTAATTATATTCACTTTCACGATGGGGTTAAGCGCTATATTAAGTACTGCCAAGAATATGATCCTGCAACTAATAGGCCTTATACATCCCGTTATATTGGCTCCTTAGTGGCTGATTTTCATCGTAATCTCTTAAAAGGCGGCATCTATTTTTATCCGAGTTATGCAAATAATCCGAATGGGAAATTGCGCCTTTTATATGAATGCAATCCGATAGCTTGGTTGGCAGAGCAAGCAGGTGGGCGAGCTACTGATGGCAATGGCACTCGTATATTAGATATTAAACCAACAGAACTGCATCAGCGCACGCCATTTTTTGTTGGCTCTGTGTCGATGATGGATGATGTTGAACGCTTTATGGTTCAAGAGCGGGCGCGCTTGGAACGAATGGCTGAGCTTGCTTAA
- the recQ gene encoding DNA helicase RecQ yields MPSALDILQHTFGYSEFRGEQEAIVTSLLEGHDALVLMPTGGGKSLCYQVPAILRPGVAIVVSPLIALMQDQVDALDELGVSASFVNSSLSYDEIRTVERRLLSNDLDLLYIAPERLLQERTLELLERCQLSMFAIDEAHCVSQWGHDFRRDYLALSGLRQRFPQQPFIALTATADERTRQEIIDRLQLHNGKHFICGFDRPNIQYRIRQKAQARKQLLNFLQTEQQGNSGVVYCLSRKKVEETAKWLSEQGFHALPFHAGLSSDIKRENQNTFLREDQVIIVATVAFGMGIDKPDVRFVVHMDMPKSIEAYYQETGRAGRDGDEAVALMFYGIEDVVKLKQMASTSEADEAFKRLEQQRLNALLALCELHTCRRQLLLRYFSDELENPCGNCDNCIEPPRSWDATEAAQKALSCVYRTGQRFGVNHIIDVLRGANNERVFKFSHQNLSTWGIGKEYSADEWRLIFRQLIARELLAIDGEGWGVLHLTELARPVLRGDEVLELRADVQAKAESRRKVHKRIVDDIEEADMPLWQALRACRKRLAQEHGVPPYIIFNDATLRDMLVHRPEDEHALRQVNGVGDKKLQSFGQAFLDVIIEDNFNM; encoded by the coding sequence ATGCCTTCCGCTTTAGATATTCTTCAACACACTTTTGGTTATAGCGAGTTTCGCGGCGAGCAAGAAGCCATTGTTACTAGCTTATTGGAAGGTCATGATGCATTGGTATTGATGCCAACAGGCGGTGGTAAAAGCCTGTGCTATCAAGTACCAGCTATTTTACGCCCAGGTGTCGCTATTGTTGTTTCGCCGCTGATTGCTTTGATGCAAGACCAAGTTGATGCGCTCGATGAGCTGGGTGTTAGCGCCAGTTTTGTAAATAGCAGTTTAAGTTATGATGAGATTCGAACGGTTGAGCGTCGTTTACTCTCAAATGACTTGGATTTACTTTATATTGCGCCTGAGAGATTGCTGCAAGAGCGTACTTTAGAACTCTTAGAGCGTTGCCAGTTATCCATGTTTGCAATTGATGAGGCTCATTGTGTGAGCCAGTGGGGGCATGATTTTCGTCGAGATTATTTGGCCCTTAGCGGTTTACGTCAACGCTTTCCTCAGCAGCCTTTTATTGCCTTAACCGCAACAGCTGATGAGCGTACACGACAAGAAATTATAGATCGTTTGCAGTTACACAATGGCAAACATTTTATCTGCGGTTTTGATCGACCTAATATTCAATATCGTATTCGTCAAAAAGCACAAGCTCGTAAGCAGCTATTAAATTTTTTGCAAACCGAGCAGCAGGGTAATAGCGGTGTTGTCTATTGCCTTTCTCGTAAAAAAGTTGAAGAAACAGCGAAGTGGTTAAGTGAGCAGGGTTTCCATGCTTTGCCTTTTCATGCTGGCCTTTCTAGTGACATAAAGCGTGAAAATCAAAATACATTTTTACGAGAGGATCAGGTCATTATTGTGGCGACGGTGGCTTTTGGTATGGGCATAGATAAACCCGATGTGCGTTTTGTGGTGCATATGGATATGCCCAAAAGCATTGAGGCTTATTACCAAGAGACAGGCCGCGCTGGCCGAGATGGTGATGAGGCTGTTGCACTTATGTTTTACGGTATTGAAGATGTCGTAAAGCTTAAGCAAATGGCATCGACATCAGAGGCCGATGAGGCCTTTAAGCGGCTTGAGCAGCAGCGTTTAAACGCCCTACTTGCTTTGTGTGAGTTGCACACCTGCCGCAGGCAGCTTTTATTACGTTATTTCTCTGATGAGCTAGAAAACCCCTGTGGTAATTGTGACAACTGCATAGAGCCCCCTCGAAGTTGGGATGCAACTGAAGCCGCGCAAAAAGCTTTAAGTTGTGTTTATAGAACAGGGCAGCGTTTTGGTGTTAATCATATTATTGATGTGCTGCGCGGAGCGAATAATGAGCGTGTTTTTAAATTCTCTCACCAAAACTTAAGCACTTGGGGCATAGGTAAGGAATACAGTGCCGATGAGTGGCGGCTCATTTTTCGCCAGCTTATTGCGCGAGAGTTATTGGCTATCGACGGTGAGGGTTGGGGTGTTTTACATTTGACTGAGCTGGCAAGGCCAGTGCTACGCGGTGACGAGGTCTTGGAATTACGCGCTGACGTACAAGCTAAGGCTGAGTCTAGGCGCAAAGTGCATAAGCGTATTGTCGACGATATTGAAGAAGCGGATATGCCTTTGTGGCAGGCTCTTCGAGCTTGCCGCAAGCGTTTGGCTCAAGAGCACGGCGTGCCGCCCTACATTATCTTTAATGACGCCACTTTAAGAGACATGTTGGTGCACAGGCCTGAAGACGAGCATGCTTTAAGGCAGGTCAATGGTGTGGGTGATAAAAAGCTGCAGAGCTTTGGGCAGGCGTTTTTGGACGTGATTATTGAAGATAACTTTAATATGTAG
- a CDS encoding FAD-binding oxidoreductase, with the protein MPRLSLAILTLLFINKFCYGSELVDGLEPSSSSLLQPFSSDGCSAFPDGTFAQKQLWLRCCTEHDLAYWQGGSYAQRAQADAELRLCVAEVGEPEIAMLMLAGVRVGGSPYFPTQFRWAYGWPYGRFYQALTDAEKEQVNRLKPTLPLALPEPETK; encoded by the coding sequence ATGCCCCGCTTAAGCCTAGCTATTTTAACACTGCTATTTATTAACAAATTTTGTTATGGCTCAGAGCTAGTAGATGGGCTGGAGCCCTCATCAAGCTCTCTACTTCAGCCTTTTAGCAGTGATGGCTGCAGTGCTTTCCCCGATGGTACTTTTGCTCAAAAACAACTTTGGTTACGCTGCTGCACTGAACATGACTTAGCCTACTGGCAAGGGGGCAGTTATGCACAACGAGCGCAAGCTGATGCAGAATTACGCCTCTGTGTAGCGGAGGTGGGGGAGCCTGAAATAGCGATGCTTATGCTCGCAGGTGTAAGAGTAGGAGGCTCACCTTATTTTCCAACCCAGTTCCGCTGGGCTTATGGTTGGCCCTACGGTCGCTTTTATCAAGCGCTCACAGACGCAGAAAAAGAACAAGTAAACAGGCTTAAACCAACACTGCCTTTAGCTCTGCCAGAGCCCGAGACCAAATAA
- a CDS encoding DUF3820 family protein encodes MFESSELEPELLIKLANFTMPFGKYAGTRLIYLPEEYLLWFRDKGWPAGELGRLLAVCLELKIEGLEGVIEPLIKK; translated from the coding sequence ATGTTTGAATCCTCTGAGCTTGAACCAGAGTTATTAATTAAACTTGCTAACTTTACTATGCCTTTTGGTAAGTATGCGGGTACACGTTTGATTTACCTGCCTGAAGAATATTTACTTTGGTTTCGTGATAAAGGATGGCCTGCAGGTGAGTTAGGTCGGCTCTTGGCGGTTTGCCTAGAGTTGAAGATCGAAGGTTTGGAAGGCGTCATTGAGCCTCTTATAAAAAAATGA
- a CDS encoding type II secretion system protein, producing the protein MYKRGFTLIEVLALILLVGALAFVALPNFVNLKRPAQLSSLQNMEATLRSASVLVSSKALLEGKDTEITLDDGTSIELYAGYPTADWLNSVRYLISLDSEFYTRLNAPACEKMWCGVGNRPSIPGIGAVSGAGAKIWPKGYTWGQQCGVYFINRENGEPPEIGLTSRDC; encoded by the coding sequence ATGTATAAACGCGGCTTTACCTTAATAGAAGTGCTTGCGTTGATCTTGCTTGTTGGCGCTCTCGCTTTTGTGGCTTTACCTAATTTTGTTAATTTAAAACGCCCCGCCCAACTCAGTAGTTTGCAAAACATGGAAGCGACCCTGCGCAGTGCCAGTGTACTTGTCTCCTCAAAAGCTTTGCTTGAGGGCAAAGACACTGAAATCACCTTGGATGATGGTACGAGCATTGAGCTTTATGCGGGTTACCCTACAGCAGATTGGCTGAATTCAGTGCGATACTTAATTAGTTTGGATTCGGAGTTTTATACTCGCCTTAATGCACCTGCTTGCGAAAAAATGTGGTGCGGGGTTGGTAATCGACCATCGATTCCGGGTATTGGTGCCGTTAGCGGTGCAGGGGCTAAGATTTGGCCTAAAGGTTATACTTGGGGGCAGCAGTGTGGGGTTTATTTTATAAATCGTGAAAATGGTGAGCCCCCAGAAATAGGTCTTACTAGTCGCGATTGCTAG
- a CDS encoding type II secretion system protein, producing the protein MDKRGFTLVELLALMLIVATLAAIALPRFADLSSVAQISSLQNMEAAMNTGTMLVSSKATLEGRVLGFDQVTLDDGNVIHLYGGYPRGHWNLAVKYLINLDDVPYSRNRNQPCERQWCGLGNQRFIPGVGSFSGRGAKVWPKGYRWNEQCGVYFINHENGSPPDIGVSFRDC; encoded by the coding sequence ATGGATAAGCGTGGTTTCACTTTGGTCGAGTTGTTGGCGCTGATGTTGATCGTTGCTACGTTGGCGGCTATAGCTCTGCCGCGTTTTGCCGATCTAAGTAGTGTCGCGCAAATCAGCAGCTTGCAGAATATGGAGGCTGCTATGAATACCGGCACCATGCTTGTATCCTCAAAAGCGACACTGGAAGGCCGTGTTCTTGGTTTTGATCAAGTGACGCTTGATGACGGAAATGTCATTCATTTATATGGAGGTTATCCGCGTGGTCATTGGAATTTAGCTGTAAAATATTTAATTAATTTAGATGATGTACCTTATTCTAGGAATCGTAATCAGCCATGTGAAAGGCAGTGGTGTGGTTTGGGAAATCAACGCTTTATCCCAGGGGTTGGTAGCTTTAGTGGCAGAGGTGCTAAGGTTTGGCCCAAAGGTTATCGCTGGAATGAGCAGTGTGGTGTGTACTTTATTAATCATGAAAACGGCAGCCCTCCCGACATCGGTGTCAGCTTTCGTGATTGCTAA
- a CDS encoding Tfp pilus assembly protein FimT/FimU: MNVRGFTLIELLAVMLVVAVLTAVALPRMVNVGQSAQVASLQGMHAALNSATTMVSSFAALEGLTNQNAILPDGTRIRLNNGYPNARWGASVRRLVSLDNVPQSGARAECERDWCGRGNRNSIPGLDPALIGSSGHAALIYSRGYTFRDQCGVYYINPRDGSAPLTGLLTDGC, encoded by the coding sequence ATGAATGTGCGTGGTTTTACTTTAATCGAACTGTTAGCCGTGATGCTTGTTGTTGCTGTACTGACTGCAGTGGCATTGCCGCGCATGGTGAATGTAGGCCAAAGTGCTCAGGTTGCTAGTTTGCAGGGCATGCATGCGGCTTTAAATAGTGCCACTACCATGGTTTCATCTTTTGCTGCTTTAGAGGGTTTGACAAACCAAAACGCTATTCTGCCAGATGGAACAAGAATCAGATTAAATAATGGTTATCCAAATGCTCGTTGGGGGGCTTCGGTTCGCCGTTTAGTGAGTTTGGATAATGTGCCTCAGAGTGGGGCTAGAGCTGAGTGCGAAAGAGACTGGTGCGGACGCGGTAATCGCAATTCTATTCCCGGCTTGGATCCCGCTTTAATTGGCAGTAGTGGGCATGCCGCTCTGATCTATTCTAGAGGTTATACGTTTAGAGATCAGTGCGGTGTTTATTATATTAACCCTAGAGATGGCTCTGCACCGCTAACGGGGCTACTTACAGATGGTTGTTAG
- a CDS encoding TonB-dependent receptor domain-containing protein, giving the protein MSFPSRTLLGLAISAAALNTFAQDEPATITEETVVTANLTKQSSFETLASVDVINTQELQKLQISNFADALNLLSGIDVTQSGGPGTPVSVFSRGTSSQQTLMLINGQRFSSATNGFSSIQLLDPALMARTEYVRGSRSALYGSEAIGGVLQFFTFEEGKQPENWGLAEAGSYNTLRAAAGSRGTIDATTYSIGVAAVDSDGFDSQENNDNGNDDNDGFTNKSLNLSIKQELEGGFDIGLTHLQSKAENDYDSLYVVNPSRKQDLRVTQVSGGYTSDSLYSTRLNLAESKDHSKERNTDENVATSYFETVRQSAYWLNNFQFNESTLLNIGLDYHQEKVDADFGYNDFFTGEPATYTKTERDNTALFAQLQLNLNKVDIDLGVRQDDNSSYGTQTSGSAAAGYSFSDTYRAYISVAEGFQAPSFNALYYPGSGDSEILPQESLNQEIGLKARYQNWNWQVAAYKNEITNLIEWIPDESGNWKPYNVTVDIQGIDLSAQAKLGAFTLAGNATYVDPEYKELGMIVQKRSKEKLNLIFGHDIGNIDYGLIASYYGKREALGDFLPDYSLFDIYGNYALNSNVTLSAKVQNLADEDYVITPGYNTSGRTVKASVNVSF; this is encoded by the coding sequence ATGAGCTTTCCTTCTCGCACTTTACTTGGCCTCGCAATCAGCGCCGCGGCTTTAAACACTTTCGCTCAGGACGAGCCAGCCACTATTACGGAAGAAACGGTAGTCACCGCGAACTTAACCAAACAATCTAGCTTTGAGACACTAGCTTCAGTGGATGTCATCAACACGCAAGAGCTACAAAAACTGCAAATAAGCAATTTTGCCGATGCTCTAAACTTATTAAGTGGCATTGATGTTACTCAGAGCGGCGGACCAGGCACACCAGTATCCGTATTCTCTCGTGGTACTAGCAGCCAACAAACCCTTATGCTGATTAACGGCCAACGTTTTTCATCAGCAACAAACGGTTTTAGCTCTATCCAACTACTTGACCCTGCTCTTATGGCTCGAACTGAATACGTGCGCGGCTCACGCTCTGCACTTTACGGTAGCGAAGCAATCGGTGGCGTTTTACAGTTTTTTACCTTTGAAGAAGGCAAGCAGCCTGAAAACTGGGGCCTAGCCGAAGCAGGTTCTTATAATACCTTGCGCGCTGCCGCAGGTAGTCGCGGCACCATAGATGCAACCACCTATTCTATTGGTGTTGCCGCCGTTGACAGTGATGGTTTTGACAGCCAAGAAAATAACGACAACGGTAATGACGATAACGATGGTTTTACCAATAAGTCACTTAATCTGAGCATTAAACAAGAGCTCGAAGGTGGTTTTGATATTGGCTTAACCCACCTACAAAGCAAAGCTGAAAATGACTACGATAGTCTTTACGTAGTTAACCCCTCTCGCAAACAAGATCTGAGAGTAACTCAAGTGAGTGGTGGTTATACCAGCGACTCTCTTTATAGCACTCGTTTAAACTTGGCAGAATCTAAAGATCACAGCAAAGAACGTAACACCGATGAGAATGTCGCAACCTCCTACTTTGAGACTGTGCGTCAATCTGCTTATTGGCTCAACAATTTTCAGTTTAATGAAAGCACTTTATTAAACATCGGTCTGGACTACCACCAAGAAAAAGTAGATGCCGACTTTGGTTACAATGATTTCTTTACAGGCGAGCCTGCTACCTACACCAAGACGGAGCGCGACAACACAGCGCTGTTTGCACAATTGCAATTAAACCTGAATAAAGTAGATATCGACCTTGGCGTGCGCCAAGATGACAATAGCAGCTACGGTACTCAAACCAGTGGTTCTGCCGCAGCGGGTTATAGTTTTTCTGATACCTATCGCGCTTATATAAGTGTTGCCGAAGGCTTTCAAGCTCCTAGCTTTAATGCACTCTACTACCCAGGCTCAGGTGACTCTGAGATATTACCTCAAGAGTCACTTAATCAAGAGATTGGCCTAAAAGCACGTTATCAAAACTGGAACTGGCAAGTAGCGGCCTATAAAAATGAAATCACCAACTTAATTGAATGGATTCCAGATGAGAGCGGTAACTGGAAACCCTATAACGTCACAGTAGACATTCAAGGTATAGACCTAAGCGCACAAGCTAAGTTAGGAGCCTTTACCCTTGCAGGTAATGCAACTTATGTCGATCCAGAGTACAAAGAGTTAGGCATGATTGTACAAAAGCGCAGCAAGGAAAAACTGAATCTGATTTTTGGCCATGACATTGGCAATATTGATTACGGTTTAATTGCAAGCTACTACGGTAAACGCGAAGCCCTTGGAGACTTCCTGCCAGACTACAGCCTGTTTGACATCTATGGTAATTATGCGCTCAATTCAAATGTAACACTTAGTGCAAAAGTACAGAATTTAGCGGATGAAGACTATGTTATCACCCCAGGTTACAACACCTCGGGGCGCACCGTTAAAGCAAGTGTTAATGTAAGCTTCTAA
- a CDS encoding macro domain-containing protein produces MSAFNISLQQGDICLSETDAIVNAANSSLLGGGGVDGAIHAAAGPALLAMCEGIPLLDGIRCPVGQARITGSGNLKCRYIIHTVGPIYSSDSESAGLLQAAYQNSLLLALANNCRSVALPAVSCGVYAYPAAKAAALTLATCSRPEFRDLKLEFYLFDETMMLIWSRALAELKAVLV; encoded by the coding sequence ATGAGCGCTTTTAATATTAGCTTGCAGCAAGGGGATATTTGCCTCTCTGAAACTGACGCCATAGTTAATGCGGCTAATTCGTCCTTACTTGGGGGCGGTGGAGTTGATGGTGCTATTCATGCCGCAGCAGGGCCTGCGTTATTGGCTATGTGTGAGGGCATTCCCTTGCTCGATGGTATACGCTGCCCAGTCGGGCAAGCCCGCATCACAGGCTCTGGAAATTTAAAATGCCGCTATATTATTCATACCGTTGGCCCTATTTATAGTAGCGACAGTGAGAGTGCTGGTTTGTTACAAGCAGCCTATCAAAACAGTTTGTTATTAGCCTTGGCGAATAACTGCCGTAGCGTAGCGCTGCCGGCCGTTAGTTGTGGTGTTTATGCATATCCTGCCGCTAAGGCTGCAGCTCTGACATTGGCAACATGCTCAAGGCCTGAGTTTCGTGATTTAAAGCTTGAGTTTTATCTTTTTGATGAGACGATGATGCTTATTTGGTCTCGGGCTCTGGCAGAGCTAAAGGCAGTGTTGGTTTAA